In the Marinomonas algicola genome, one interval contains:
- a CDS encoding ABC transporter substrate-binding protein encodes MTVSLKKILTLSAIGLSLSAFAQAKTELTMYYPVSVGGALTKVVDSMVADFEKQNPDVDVNAIYAGNYNDARVKALAALNSGKPAQLSVMFSIDVHELMDLDAIVPFDEVVSTEADRTWLKSFYPALMENGVVKGKTYGIPFQRSTIVMYYNKDLFRAAGLDPQKAPSSWDELVNMGKKLTKTDSNGHTNQWGVMIPSTGYPYWMFGAMTKQKGMKLMNQEGNKTYFDDQNAIAALNFWKDLGQTHQIMPKGMIEWGTLRQNFLEQKTAMMWHSTGNLTAVKNNAKFDFGVAMLPAEKEFGSPTGGGNFYLFKNSTAEEKQAALKLVKFMTSPKQAAKWSIETGYMGVSQASYKTPELADYVQTFPPAAVARDQLKFATAELSTHQSGRVRKLLDDAIQAVLNDQETAEGALTKAQKQADRILSRYR; translated from the coding sequence ATGACTGTCTCTCTTAAAAAAATACTAACCTTGAGCGCAATTGGGCTGAGTTTATCCGCTTTTGCACAGGCAAAAACAGAACTGACAATGTACTACCCCGTGTCTGTTGGTGGTGCGTTAACAAAAGTAGTCGACTCCATGGTCGCAGACTTTGAAAAACAAAACCCTGATGTGGATGTCAATGCCATCTATGCAGGTAATTACAATGACGCTCGAGTTAAGGCTTTGGCGGCACTAAACAGCGGCAAACCAGCACAACTCTCTGTCATGTTTTCAATTGACGTACACGAACTGATGGACCTAGATGCCATCGTTCCATTCGATGAAGTGGTATCCACTGAAGCTGATCGCACTTGGCTGAAAAGCTTTTATCCCGCTTTAATGGAAAACGGTGTAGTGAAAGGTAAAACTTACGGCATCCCATTTCAACGCTCGACAATTGTCATGTATTACAACAAAGACCTGTTTCGTGCGGCCGGGTTAGACCCACAGAAAGCACCATCTTCATGGGATGAGTTAGTGAATATGGGGAAAAAGCTGACTAAAACCGATAGCAACGGACACACGAATCAATGGGGCGTGATGATACCGTCAACAGGTTACCCTTACTGGATGTTTGGTGCCATGACCAAGCAAAAAGGCATGAAGTTAATGAATCAAGAAGGTAACAAAACCTACTTTGACGACCAAAATGCCATTGCAGCGCTTAACTTCTGGAAAGATTTGGGACAAACACATCAGATCATGCCAAAAGGAATGATTGAATGGGGAACGCTACGTCAAAACTTTTTAGAGCAAAAAACCGCCATGATGTGGCATTCAACTGGTAACCTTACCGCCGTTAAAAACAACGCTAAGTTTGACTTTGGCGTGGCCATGTTACCCGCAGAGAAAGAGTTTGGTTCTCCAACTGGTGGCGGTAATTTTTACCTATTTAAAAATTCAACAGCAGAAGAAAAACAAGCGGCCTTGAAATTAGTTAAGTTTATGACGTCACCAAAACAAGCCGCTAAATGGAGCATCGAAACGGGTTACATGGGCGTCAGCCAAGCGTCCTATAAAACACCAGAGCTAGCCGACTATGTGCAAACCTTCCCCCCCGCCGCCGTTGCGCGTGATCAACTCAAATTTGCCACCGCCGAACTGTCAACACACCAATCCGGTCGTGTTCGTAAACTGTTAGATGATGCTATTCAAGCGGTTTTAAATGATCAAGAAACGGCCGAAGGAGCCTTAACAAAAGCACAAAAACAAGCGGATCGCATTTTATCTCGCTACCGTTAA
- a CDS encoding carbohydrate ABC transporter permease, with amino-acid sequence MIKSHKTQAWLLLTPALILLFTFTYLPIATTFVRSLFGYGVQMGSQASSENYVRLIEDEVFWQVLKNSLWYALVTVPVSIVLALSMAMWVNSKLAGKSVLRLSFFTPTILPMISVANIWLLFYSPEIGLFNNVLEQFGLSGINWLGNPDTALPSLMAMTIWKEAGFFMIFYLAALQTLSPDLYNAAKTENASPLYMFRRITFPLLMPTTLFVFVNALLNSFKLVDHLFILTKGGPNNATNLLLYYIYENAFSFFDTAYASSLTVILLGLLILMALIQFGIIERRVHYH; translated from the coding sequence ATGATCAAATCACATAAAACACAAGCCTGGCTGCTTCTAACTCCAGCCCTTATTTTGCTTTTCACATTTACCTACCTCCCTATTGCGACGACCTTTGTCCGTAGTCTATTTGGCTACGGCGTTCAAATGGGCTCTCAAGCAAGTAGTGAAAACTACGTGCGTTTAATAGAAGACGAAGTCTTTTGGCAAGTATTGAAAAACAGCCTTTGGTACGCCCTCGTCACCGTCCCGGTATCGATCGTACTCGCGCTTAGCATGGCCATGTGGGTTAATTCAAAGTTGGCGGGCAAAAGCGTTCTTAGACTGTCTTTTTTCACACCGACTATTTTACCAATGATTTCGGTCGCCAATATTTGGTTACTTTTTTACAGTCCTGAAATAGGTTTATTTAATAACGTCCTTGAACAATTTGGTCTCTCTGGCATTAATTGGCTCGGTAACCCTGACACCGCACTGCCAAGCCTTATGGCAATGACCATTTGGAAAGAAGCAGGCTTTTTTATGATTTTCTACCTAGCCGCGTTGCAAACACTCTCACCAGATTTGTACAACGCCGCAAAAACGGAAAATGCCTCGCCCTTATATATGTTTAGAAGAATCACCTTTCCATTACTGATGCCAACGACCTTGTTTGTCTTTGTAAACGCCCTATTGAATTCCTTTAAACTCGTCGATCATTTGTTTATTTTGACCAAAGGCGGCCCAAATAACGCCACTAACTTATTGCTCTATTACATTTACGAAAACGCCTTTTCTTTCTTTGATACCGCCTATGCCTCGTCTTTAACCGTCATATTACTTGGCCTACTCATACTCATGGCACTCATCCAATTTGGAATAATAGAGCGCCGCGTTCACTATCACTAA